The Nycticebus coucang isolate mNycCou1 chromosome 5, mNycCou1.pri, whole genome shotgun sequence genome window below encodes:
- the CD53 gene encoding leukocyte surface antigen CD53: MGMSSLKLLKYVLFFFNLLFWFCGCCILGFGIYFLVHNNFGVLFHKLPSLTLGNVFIIVGSIIMVVAFLGCMGSIKENKCLLMSFFILLLIILLAEVTLAILLFVYEQKLNDYVSEDLRNSIRRYYSDNSTKVAWDSIHSFLQCCGVNGTSDWSTGPPPSCPRDPEVTGCYKKARLWFHSNFLYIGIITICVCVIQVLGMSFALTLNCQIDKTSQALGL; the protein is encoded by the exons ATGGGCATGAGTAGCTTGAAACTGCTGAAGTATGTCCTGTTTTTCTTCAACTTGCTCTTTTGG TTCTGTGGCTGCTGCATTTTGGGCTTTGGGATCTACTTCCTGGTCCACAACAATTTTGGAGTGCTCTTCCATAAATTACCCTCCCTCACTCTCGGCAATGTGTTCATCATCGTGGGCTCCATTATCATGGTGGTTGCCTTCCTGGGCTGCATGGGCTCTATCAAGGAAAACAAGTGTCTGCTTATGTCG TTCTTCATCTTGCTGCTGATTATTCTTCTTGCTGAGGTGACCTTGGCCATCCTGCTCTTTGTGTATGAACAGAAG CTGAATGACTATGTGTCTGAGGACCTGAGAAACAGCATTCGTCGTTACTACTCAGACAACAGCACCAAGGTGGCGTGGGActccatccattcattt CTACAGTGTTGTGGCGTAAATGGCACGAGTGATTGGTCCACAGGCCCACCACCATCTTGTCCCCGAGATCCAGAAGTGACG GGTTGCTATAAAAAAGCAAGACTCTGGTTTCATTCCAATTTCCTGTATATTGGAATCATCACCATCTGTGTTTGTGTGATCCAG GTATTGGGGATGTCCTTTGCACTGACCCTGAACTGCCAGATTGATAAAACCAGCCAGGCCCTAGGGCTGTGA